One segment of Bacteroides caecimuris DNA contains the following:
- a CDS encoding TetR/AcrR family transcriptional regulator → MTVSKTKAKLVDVARQLFAKMGVENTTMNDIALASKKGRRTLYTYFKSKDEIYLAVVESELDILSDMMKRVAEKNISPDEKLLELIYTRLDAVKEVVYRNGTLRANFFRDIWRVEKVRKKFDAKEIQFFKTVLLEGQAKGVFHIDDVEMTADLIHYCVKGIEVPYIRGHIGAHLDEDTRNRYVSNIVFGALHRTEI, encoded by the coding sequence ATGACCGTATCCAAGACAAAAGCCAAGTTAGTAGATGTAGCCCGTCAGTTGTTTGCGAAGATGGGAGTAGAAAATACGACTATGAACGATATCGCTCTTGCTTCTAAAAAAGGGAGACGAACGCTTTATACTTATTTTAAAAGTAAGGATGAAATCTATCTGGCTGTTGTGGAATCGGAATTGGATATTTTGTCGGATATGATGAAGCGGGTAGCCGAGAAAAACATTTCTCCGGACGAAAAACTGCTGGAGCTGATATATACCCGATTAGACGCAGTGAAAGAGGTGGTCTATCGGAACGGGACGTTGCGTGCTAACTTTTTCCGTGATATATGGCGGGTGGAGAAGGTGCGTAAGAAATTCGACGCAAAGGAAATACAGTTCTTTAAGACTGTTCTGTTGGAAGGACAGGCAAAAGGAGTTTTTCATATTGACGATGTGGAGATGACTGCCGACTTGATACATTATTGTGTGAAAGGCATTGAAGTTCCTTATATTCGTGGACATATAGGTGCACATCTGGATGAAGATACAAGAAACAGATATGTGTCCAACATTGTGTTTGGCGCACTGCATAGAACAGAAATTTAA
- a CDS encoding GH92 family glycosyl hydrolase: MKAFKLLALTSCFLLATGSGVAQRDYSKSEGLLQYVDPYIGSGYHGHVFVGTSVPYGMVQLGPSNIHKGWDWCSGYHYSDSILIGFSHTHLSGTGCTDLGDILIMPLNEIRTPRGNQDDIRDGYASRYSHDNEIARPEYYSLLLDRYNIRAELAATDRVGFHRYTYPEGKPASILIDLREGNGSNAYDSYIRKIDDYTVEGYRYVRGWSPSRKVYFVLKSDKKIEQFTAYDDNTPKPWDQLKVASVKSVLTFGNVKQVKIKVAISSVSCANAAMNLQEELSHWDFDKTVKMSAGRWNKELARMTVETDDEASKRTFYTAHYHTMIAPTLYCDVNGEYRGMNDMIYTDPKKVNYTTLSLWDTYRALHPLMTIIQPEMVDNVVNSMLSIYRQQDKLPIWPLMSGETNQMPGYSSVPVIADAYLKGFTGFDAEEALQAMKATATYEKQKGVPYVIEKGYIPADKIHEATSIAMEYAVDDWGIAAMARKMGKTGDAATYAKRAHYYKNYFDSSIHFIRPKLEDGSWRTPYDPARSIHTVGDFCEGNGWQYTFFAPQDPYGLIGLFGGDKPFVAKLDDFFTNNDSMGEGASSDITGLIGQYAHGNEPSHHVAYLYAYAGEQWKTAEKVRFIMDEFYTDRPDGIIGNEDCGQMSAWYLLSSMGLYQVNPSDGVFVFGSPCFKKVEMKVRGGKTFTVEAPNNNKENIYIQKVYLNGKPYNKSYIIYDDIINGSTLKFVMGKKPNKNFGKAPANRPVALNKINE, encoded by the coding sequence ATGAAGGCATTTAAACTACTCGCACTTACTTCCTGCTTTTTACTTGCGACAGGAAGCGGAGTTGCACAACGGGACTATTCAAAAAGTGAAGGACTGCTTCAGTATGTCGACCCTTATATCGGCTCCGGTTATCACGGGCATGTATTTGTAGGAACGAGCGTTCCTTACGGCATGGTGCAGCTCGGCCCTAGCAATATCCATAAAGGATGGGACTGGTGCTCCGGCTATCATTATTCCGACAGCATCCTGATAGGTTTCTCGCATACTCATCTGAGCGGTACGGGATGTACCGACTTAGGTGATATTCTCATTATGCCGTTGAATGAAATCCGTACTCCTAGAGGAAATCAGGATGATATACGTGACGGCTACGCTTCCCGCTATTCGCACGATAATGAGATAGCCCGTCCGGAATATTACTCCTTACTTCTCGATCGCTATAATATCAGAGCGGAACTGGCGGCAACAGACCGGGTAGGCTTCCATCGTTATACATACCCCGAAGGCAAGCCTGCTTCTATATTGATTGACTTGCGCGAAGGGAACGGCTCGAATGCCTATGATAGCTATATCCGTAAAATAGACGACTATACAGTAGAAGGCTATCGCTACGTAAGGGGGTGGAGCCCTTCCCGGAAAGTCTATTTTGTGCTGAAGAGCGACAAGAAGATAGAGCAGTTTACAGCCTACGATGATAATACGCCGAAACCCTGGGACCAACTGAAAGTAGCATCCGTAAAAAGCGTCCTCACCTTCGGCAATGTAAAACAAGTAAAGATAAAGGTTGCTATTTCTTCCGTTAGCTGTGCCAATGCAGCAATGAACCTGCAAGAAGAACTTTCTCACTGGGACTTTGACAAAACAGTAAAGATGAGTGCCGGACGATGGAATAAAGAACTTGCAAGAATGACAGTAGAGACGGATGATGAGGCTTCCAAACGTACTTTTTATACTGCGCATTATCATACCATGATTGCTCCTACGCTTTATTGTGACGTGAATGGAGAATATAGAGGGATGAATGATATGATTTATACTGACCCGAAGAAGGTCAACTATACCACCCTTTCTTTATGGGATACCTACCGAGCCCTGCATCCTCTGATGACTATCATCCAGCCTGAAATGGTAGACAACGTGGTCAACTCCATGCTTTCCATCTACCGCCAGCAGGACAAGCTTCCTATCTGGCCTTTGATGAGCGGTGAAACTAATCAAATGCCGGGTTATAGCTCCGTCCCTGTCATTGCCGATGCTTACCTGAAAGGATTTACCGGATTTGATGCGGAAGAAGCATTGCAGGCAATGAAAGCGACTGCCACTTATGAGAAACAAAAAGGAGTCCCTTATGTGATAGAGAAAGGATATATCCCTGCCGATAAAATCCATGAAGCTACCTCGATAGCCATGGAATATGCAGTAGATGACTGGGGAATTGCCGCCATGGCACGTAAAATGGGAAAGACCGGAGATGCGGCAACTTACGCGAAACGTGCGCATTACTATAAAAACTACTTCGACTCTTCCATCCACTTCATCCGTCCGAAGTTGGAAGACGGTTCCTGGCGTACTCCTTATGACCCGGCACGTTCCATCCATACCGTCGGAGATTTTTGCGAAGGTAACGGCTGGCAATATACATTTTTCGCTCCGCAAGACCCGTATGGACTAATCGGGCTGTTCGGCGGTGATAAACCGTTTGTTGCAAAACTTGATGACTTTTTCACCAACAATGACAGCATGGGCGAAGGCGCATCCAGTGATATTACCGGACTTATCGGGCAATACGCACATGGAAATGAACCGAGCCATCACGTCGCCTACCTGTATGCATATGCCGGCGAGCAATGGAAAACGGCAGAGAAAGTCCGTTTCATCATGGATGAATTCTATACAGACCGACCGGACGGTATCATCGGCAATGAAGACTGCGGTCAGATGTCCGCCTGGTATCTTCTTTCATCCATGGGGCTTTATCAAGTGAATCCGTCGGACGGTGTATTTGTTTTCGGCAGCCCGTGTTTTAAGAAAGTCGAAATGAAGGTACGTGGTGGCAAGACATTTACAGTTGAAGCTCCCAACAATAACAAAGAGAATATTTATATCCAGAAAGTTTATTTGAACGGTAAGCCTTATAATAAGAGTTATATCATATATGATGATATTATCAACGGCAGCACTTTGAAGTTTGTAATGGGAAAGAAACCGAATAAGAATTTCGGCAAGGCTCCGGCAAACAGACCGGTTGCTTTGAATAAGATAAATGAATAA
- a CDS encoding endonuclease/exonuclease/phosphatase family protein: MKLKSLLFIAIVAIVFCGCQSNYQPTSITVASYNLRNANGSDSVNGNGWGQRYPVIVQMVQYHDFDIFGTQECFIHQLKDMKEALPGYDYIGVGRDDGKEKGEHSAIFYRTDKFDVIEKGDFWLSETPDVPSKGWDAVLPRICSWGHFKCKDTGFEFLFFNLHMDHIGKKARVESAFLVQDKMKELGKGKDLPAILTGDFNVDQTHQSYDAFVSKGVLCDSYEKCDFRYAINGTFNDFDPDSFTESRIDHVFVSPSFHVKRYGVLTDTYRSIVGNGEKKQANDCPEEIDIKAYQARTPSDHFPVKVELEFDERQQK; encoded by the coding sequence ATGAAACTTAAAAGCCTTTTATTTATTGCTATTGTCGCGATAGTCTTTTGCGGTTGCCAAAGTAACTATCAGCCTACTTCCATCACCGTTGCCTCCTACAATCTGAGAAACGCCAACGGCAGCGACTCCGTCAACGGAAACGGTTGGGGACAACGTTACCCGGTCATTGTCCAAATGGTGCAATACCATGATTTCGACATTTTCGGCACGCAGGAGTGCTTCATCCATCAACTGAAGGACATGAAAGAGGCATTGCCCGGTTATGATTATATCGGTGTAGGACGCGACGACGGCAAAGAGAAAGGCGAACATTCCGCGATTTTCTATCGTACGGACAAGTTTGACGTGATAGAAAAGGGGGATTTCTGGTTGTCAGAAACGCCCGACGTGCCTAGCAAAGGTTGGGATGCCGTACTGCCGCGTATTTGCAGTTGGGGACATTTCAAATGCAAGGACACCGGTTTCGAATTCCTTTTCTTCAACCTGCACATGGACCATATCGGTAAAAAAGCCCGCGTGGAAAGCGCATTCCTCGTACAGGACAAGATGAAGGAACTCGGCAAAGGCAAAGACCTTCCGGCTATCCTGACGGGAGATTTCAATGTCGACCAGACTCACCAGTCGTATGATGCTTTCGTGAGCAAAGGGGTATTGTGCGACTCTTACGAGAAGTGTGATTTCCGCTATGCCATCAACGGTACGTTCAATGACTTCGACCCGGACAGCTTTACGGAAAGCCGTATCGACCATGTGTTCGTGTCGCCGTCTTTCCACGTGAAAAGATACGGCGTACTGACGGATACATACCGCAGCATCGTAGGAAACGGCGAGAAGAAGCAGGCGAACGACTGTCCGGAAGAAATCGACATCAAGGCTTACCAGGCACGCACGCCTTCCGACCATTTTCCCGTGAAGGTGGAACTGGAGTTTGACGAGCGGCAACAGAAATAA
- a CDS encoding AraC family transcriptional regulator: MIEDNSLGLEFKYLIVNDMDRKFGLWVNTVGYQSIPPDSPYPLKEHPSGYFFNAEKGRVLREYQLVYITKGRGLFSSDSTSEKQVCKGRLMVLFPGQWHTYRPLRQTGWTEYYIGFEGPMIDAIVDDAFLSQEQQILEIGLNEELVSLFSRALAVAEADKISAQQYLSGIVLHMIGMILSVSKNKVFEMSDVDQKIEQAKIIMNENVSGNVDPEELAMRLNISYSWFRRVFKEYTGYAPAKYFQELKLRKAKQLLVGTSQSVKEISFFLGFQSTEYFFSFFKKRTGLTPLEYRSSGREE, translated from the coding sequence ATGATCGAGGATAATAGTTTAGGACTTGAATTCAAATATCTGATTGTAAATGACATGGACCGCAAATTCGGTCTGTGGGTAAATACTGTCGGCTATCAATCCATTCCTCCCGATTCGCCTTACCCGTTGAAAGAGCATCCTTCCGGCTACTTCTTTAATGCGGAAAAAGGGCGGGTGCTTCGTGAGTATCAATTGGTATATATCACCAAGGGTCGCGGTTTGTTTTCGTCCGATTCTACCTCTGAAAAGCAAGTTTGTAAAGGCAGGCTGATGGTCTTGTTTCCCGGCCAGTGGCATACATATCGTCCGTTGCGGCAGACTGGTTGGACGGAATATTATATCGGTTTCGAGGGACCTATGATAGACGCCATTGTTGATGATGCTTTTTTGTCGCAGGAACAGCAAATACTGGAGATAGGCCTTAATGAAGAGTTGGTCTCATTGTTTTCCCGTGCTCTTGCCGTAGCCGAAGCGGATAAGATTTCCGCGCAACAATATCTTTCCGGGATTGTGCTCCACATGATAGGGATGATTCTTTCCGTCTCCAAGAATAAAGTTTTTGAGATGAGTGATGTGGACCAGAAGATCGAACAGGCAAAGATTATTATGAACGAGAATGTATCCGGCAATGTGGACCCGGAAGAGTTGGCTATGCGGCTCAATATCAGCTATTCATGGTTCCGTCGTGTCTTTAAGGAGTATACAGGTTATGCTCCTGCCAAATATTTCCAGGAATTGAAACTTCGTAAAGCCAAACAACTGCTGGTGGGAACTTCCCAGTCTGTGAAAGAGATTTCTTTCTTTCTTGGTTTTCAGTCTACCGAGTATTTCTTTTCTTTCTTCAAGAAACGTACAGGGCTTACTCCGCTGGAGTATCGTTCGTCCGGGCGGGAGGAATGA
- the fabG gene encoding 3-oxoacyl-[acyl-carrier-protein] reductase, translating into MGLLDGKTAIVTGAARGIGKAIALKFAAEGANIAFTDLVIDENADNTVKELEAMGVKAKGYASNAANFEDTAKVVEEIHKDFGRIDILVNNAGITRDGLMMRMSEQQWDMVINVNLKSAFNFIHACTPIMMRQKAGSIINMASVVGVHGNAGQANYAASKAGMIALAKSIAQELGSRGIRANAIAPGFILTDMTAALSDEVRAEWAKKIPLRRGGTPEDVANIATFLASDMSSYVSGQVIQVDGGMNM; encoded by the coding sequence ATGGGATTATTAGACGGAAAAACAGCCATTGTGACCGGTGCTGCTCGCGGTATTGGTAAGGCTATCGCTCTTAAGTTTGCTGCCGAAGGCGCAAACATCGCATTTACTGACCTTGTCATTGACGAAAATGCAGACAATACAGTTAAAGAATTGGAAGCAATGGGTGTGAAAGCCAAAGGTTATGCTTCTAACGCTGCTAACTTTGAAGATACTGCAAAGGTCGTAGAAGAAATCCACAAGGACTTCGGACGTATTGATATATTGGTAAACAATGCCGGTATCACTCGTGACGGCTTGATGATGCGTATGAGCGAACAGCAATGGGATATGGTAATCAACGTGAACCTGAAGTCTGCATTTAACTTCATCCACGCTTGTACCCCCATCATGATGCGTCAAAAAGCTGGTAGCATTATCAATATGGCCTCTGTTGTAGGTGTTCACGGAAATGCTGGACAGGCTAACTATGCTGCTTCTAAAGCAGGTATGATTGCATTGGCTAAGTCTATCGCACAAGAGTTGGGCTCTCGCGGCATCCGTGCCAACGCTATCGCTCCGGGATTCATCCTGACAGACATGACAGCTGCTCTATCTGACGAAGTAAGAGCTGAATGGGCAAAGAAAATTCCTTTGCGTCGTGGTGGTACTCCTGAAGATGTGGCAAACATCGCTACCTTCCTGGCTTCTGATATGTCTTCTTATGTATCAGGTCAGGTGATTCAGGTAGATGGTGGTATGAATATGTAA
- a CDS encoding glycoside hydrolase family 130 protein, which produces MKSTFLFLLATTMMTCTAYGQSANNKENKLPDWAFGGFERPKNVNPVISPIENTKFYCPLAKDSIAWESNDTFNPAATLYNGEIVVLYRSEDKSGVGIGHRTSRLGYATSTDGTRFKREKSPVFYPDNDSQKELEWPGGCEDPRVAVTEDGLYVMMYTQWNRHVPRLAVATSRNLKDWTKHGPAFAKAYNGKFFNLGCKSGSILTEVVKGKQLIKKINGQYFMYWGEEHVFAATSDDLINWTPVVNIDGSLKKLFSPRDGYFDSHLTECGPPAIYTPKGIVLLYNGKNHAGRGDKRYTANVYAAGQALFDANEPTRFITRLDEPFFRPMDSFEKSGQYVDGTVFIEGMVYFKNKWYLYYGCADSKVGVAVYDPKRPAKADPLP; this is translated from the coding sequence ATGAAATCAACTTTTTTATTTCTACTTGCTACAACGATGATGACCTGTACCGCCTACGGACAGTCTGCCAATAACAAAGAGAACAAATTGCCCGATTGGGCTTTCGGCGGTTTCGAACGTCCGAAGAACGTCAATCCTGTAATATCTCCCATAGAAAACACTAAGTTTTATTGCCCGTTGGCAAAAGATTCCATTGCCTGGGAATCGAATGACACCTTCAATCCGGCAGCCACACTCTACAATGGGGAGATTGTCGTATTGTATCGTTCAGAAGATAAGTCCGGTGTCGGCATCGGTCACCGCACTTCCCGTCTCGGCTATGCCACTTCTACCGATGGCACGCGTTTCAAACGGGAAAAGTCGCCGGTGTTCTATCCGGACAATGATTCGCAAAAAGAACTGGAATGGCCGGGTGGCTGTGAAGACCCGCGAGTTGCCGTGACAGAAGACGGACTTTATGTAATGATGTACACGCAATGGAACCGCCATGTGCCCCGCCTGGCAGTAGCCACTTCCCGCAATCTGAAAGACTGGACAAAGCACGGCCCTGCCTTTGCCAAAGCATACAACGGGAAATTCTTTAACCTGGGATGCAAATCCGGCTCTATCCTGACGGAAGTAGTAAAAGGAAAACAGCTTATCAAGAAAATCAACGGGCAATACTTTATGTACTGGGGCGAAGAACATGTATTTGCCGCCACTTCCGATGATTTAATCAACTGGACGCCTGTTGTCAACATAGACGGCTCCCTAAAGAAACTATTCTCTCCCCGCGACGGATATTTCGACAGCCATCTGACCGAATGTGGACCTCCGGCTATCTACACCCCAAAAGGGATCGTCCTTCTCTACAACGGAAAGAACCATGCGGGAAGAGGAGACAAACGCTACACCGCCAACGTCTATGCTGCCGGACAAGCTCTTTTCGATGCCAACGAACCGACCCGCTTCATCACCCGTCTTGACGAACCGTTCTTCCGTCCGATGGACAGCTTCGAGAAAAGCGGGCAATATGTAGACGGCACCGTCTTTATCGAAGGAATGGTTTACTTCAAAAACAAATGGTATTTGTATTATGGCTGTGCAGACTCCAAGGTAGGCGTAGCCGTTTATGACCCGAAACGCCCCGCCAAGGCTGACCCGCTGCCATAA
- the rhaD gene encoding rhamnulose-1-phosphate aldolase yields MKSILENRPALAKEVNKVAEVAGYLWQKGWAERNGGNITVNITEFVDDEIRQMEPISEVKPIGVTLPYLKGCYFYCKGTNKRMRDLARRPMENGSVIRILDDCASYVIIADEAVAPTSELPSHLSVHNDLLRKNSPYKASVHTHPIELIAMTHCPKFLEKDVATNLLWSMIPETKAFCPRGLGIIPYKLPSSVELAEATIKELQDYDVVMWEKHGVFAVDCDAMQAFDQIDVLNKSALIYIAAKNMGFEPDGMSQEQMKEMSVAFNLPK; encoded by the coding sequence ATGAAATCAATTTTAGAGAATCGTCCGGCACTTGCCAAGGAAGTAAACAAGGTAGCGGAAGTTGCCGGATACTTGTGGCAGAAAGGATGGGCCGAACGTAATGGTGGCAATATCACTGTCAATATCACAGAGTTTGTAGACGATGAAATCCGTCAGATGGAGCCGATCAGCGAAGTAAAGCCTATCGGTGTGACGCTTCCTTATCTGAAAGGCTGCTATTTCTACTGCAAGGGAACTAATAAACGCATGCGTGATTTGGCCCGCCGGCCGATGGAAAACGGTTCGGTAATCCGTATTCTGGATGACTGTGCCAGCTATGTGATTATTGCGGATGAAGCCGTAGCCCCGACATCGGAATTGCCTTCCCACTTGAGCGTACACAATGACCTGTTGAGAAAAAACTCTCCTTATAAAGCATCTGTACACACACACCCGATTGAGCTGATTGCCATGACACATTGTCCGAAGTTCCTGGAAAAAGATGTGGCCACCAATCTGTTGTGGAGTATGATTCCCGAAACAAAGGCATTCTGCCCGCGTGGTCTGGGTATCATTCCTTATAAGTTGCCCAGTTCGGTAGAACTGGCGGAAGCTACCATCAAGGAATTGCAGGACTATGATGTCGTGATGTGGGAGAAACATGGCGTATTTGCAGTGGATTGTGATGCTATGCAGGCATTCGACCAGATTGATGTACTCAATAAGTCGGCTCTGATTTATATTGCAGCCAAGAATATGGGCTTCGAACCGGATGGCATGAGTCAGGAACAGATGAAAGAAATGTCAGTAGCTTTCAATCTTCCTAAATAA
- the rhaT gene encoding L-rhamnose/proton symporter RhaT yields the protein MEILIGLLIIAIGSFCQSSSYVPIKKVKEWSWESFWLIQGVFAWLVFPFLGSLLGVPQGGSLPGLWGAGGVGMSIFYGILWGVGGLTFGLSMRYLGVALGQSISLGTCAGFGTLLPALFAGTNLFAGNGLILLLGVCITLAGIAIIGYAGSLRAQNMSEEEKRAAVKDFALTKGLLVALLAGVMSACFALGLDAGTPIKEAALAGGVEGLYAGLPVIFLVTLGGFLTNAAYCLQQNVANKTMGDYAKGKVWGNNLVFCALAGVLWYMQFFGLEMGKSFLTESPVLLAFSWCILMALNVTFSNVWGIILKEWKGVSTKTITVLIAGLIVLVFSLVFPNLF from the coding sequence ATGGAAATCTTAATCGGCTTGTTGATTATAGCCATCGGTAGCTTTTGCCAGTCCAGCTCTTATGTACCTATCAAGAAGGTAAAAGAATGGAGCTGGGAAAGCTTCTGGTTGATACAAGGTGTGTTTGCCTGGCTGGTGTTCCCGTTCCTGGGCTCACTGCTGGGCGTACCCCAAGGGGGCAGTCTGCCCGGCTTGTGGGGAGCGGGAGGTGTCGGAATGAGCATCTTTTATGGTATATTGTGGGGAGTAGGAGGGTTGACTTTCGGACTTTCCATGCGCTATCTGGGTGTTGCGCTCGGACAGAGTATCTCATTGGGCACTTGTGCCGGTTTCGGAACCCTTCTTCCGGCGCTCTTTGCCGGTACAAACCTGTTCGCAGGCAACGGACTGATTCTTTTGCTGGGTGTTTGCATCACGTTGGCTGGTATTGCTATTATCGGGTATGCCGGCAGCCTGCGTGCACAAAACATGAGCGAAGAGGAAAAACGCGCTGCCGTAAAAGACTTTGCATTGACAAAAGGCTTGCTGGTAGCACTCCTGGCTGGTGTCATGAGTGCCTGCTTTGCTTTGGGGCTGGATGCGGGAACACCTATCAAGGAAGCCGCCTTGGCTGGGGGAGTGGAAGGACTTTATGCCGGTCTGCCGGTTATCTTCCTGGTTACGCTTGGAGGCTTCCTGACAAATGCAGCTTATTGTCTGCAACAGAATGTGGCTAACAAAACGATGGGCGACTATGCCAAAGGAAAAGTGTGGGGCAATAATCTGGTGTTCTGTGCGTTGGCAGGCGTACTATGGTATATGCAGTTCTTCGGATTGGAGATGGGCAAGAGCTTCCTCACCGAAAGCCCGGTGTTGCTGGCTTTCTCCTGGTGTATCCTGATGGCATTGAATGTAACCTTCAGTAATGTTTGGGGAATAATTCTGAAAGAATGGAAAGGGGTGTCCACCAAGACTATCACTGTGCTGATAGCTGGTCTGATTGTCCTTGTCTTCTCTTTGGTGTTCCCAAATTTGTTCTAA
- a CDS encoding L-rhamnose isomerase has translation MKKEELIQKAYEIAAERYAAVGVDTEQVLKTMQDFHLSLHCWQADDVAGFEVQAGSLTGGIQATGNYPGKARNIDELRADILKAASYIPGTHRLNLHEIYGDFQGKVVDRDQVEPEHFKSWIEWGKEHNMKLDFNSTSFSHPKSGDLSLSNPDEGIRQFWIEHTKRCRAVAEAMGEAQGDPCIMNLWVHDGSKDITVNRMKYRALLKDSLDQIFATEYKNMKDCIESKVFGIGLESYTVGSNDFYIGYGASRNKMITLDTGHFHPTESVADKVSSLLLYVPELMLHVSRPVRWDSDHVTIMDDPTMELFQEIVRCGALDRVHYGLDYFDASINRIGAYVIGSRAAQKCMTRALLEPIAKLREYEANGQGFQRLALLEEAKALPWNAVWDMFCLKNNVPVGEDFIAEIEKYEAEVTSKR, from the coding sequence ATGAAAAAGGAAGAACTGATTCAGAAAGCGTATGAGATTGCTGCCGAACGCTATGCGGCAGTAGGTGTAGACACCGAACAAGTGTTGAAAACGATGCAGGATTTTCATCTGTCACTCCACTGCTGGCAGGCCGACGACGTTGCGGGATTCGAAGTACAGGCCGGCTCGCTGACCGGAGGTATCCAAGCTACCGGCAACTATCCGGGCAAGGCCCGCAACATCGACGAACTGCGTGCCGACATCTTGAAAGCCGCCTCTTATATCCCGGGCACTCACCGCCTCAACCTGCACGAAATCTATGGAGATTTCCAGGGCAAGGTGGTAGACCGCGACCAGGTGGAACCGGAACACTTCAAGAGCTGGATTGAATGGGGTAAAGAACACAACATGAAGCTCGACTTCAACTCTACCTCTTTCTCGCATCCGAAATCGGGCGACTTGTCTCTTTCTAACCCCGATGAAGGCATCCGTCAGTTCTGGATTGAACATACCAAACGTTGCCGTGCCGTTGCAGAAGCGATGGGCGAGGCACAGGGAGACCCGTGTATCATGAATCTTTGGGTGCACGACGGAAGCAAGGATATCACGGTGAACCGCATGAAATATCGTGCATTGCTGAAAGATTCTCTGGACCAAATCTTCGCCACCGAATATAAGAATATGAAGGATTGCATCGAATCTAAAGTGTTCGGTATCGGTCTGGAAAGCTATACAGTGGGGTCCAACGACTTCTATATCGGTTATGGCGCTTCTCGCAACAAGATGATTACGCTGGATACCGGTCATTTCCACCCCACGGAAAGTGTGGCCGACAAAGTCTCCTCACTGTTGCTTTATGTGCCCGAATTGATGTTGCACGTAAGCCGCCCCGTCCGTTGGGATTCGGACCACGTTACTATCATGGACGACCCGACCATGGAACTCTTCCAGGAAATCGTCCGCTGCGGTGCTCTGGACCGTGTACATTATGGTCTCGACTACTTCGACGCATCTATCAACCGTATCGGCGCATACGTAATCGGTAGCCGTGCCGCACAGAAATGTATGACCCGTGCTCTGCTCGAACCCATCGCCAAGTTGCGCGAATACGAAGCCAACGGACAGGGATTCCAGCGTCTGGCGCTGCTCGAAGAAGCAAAAGCGCTGCCTTGGAATGCAGTTTGGGATATGTTCTGCTTGAAGAACAACGTTCCGGTAGGTGAAGATTTCATCGCGGAAATCGAAAAGTACGAAGCCGAAGTAACTTCTAAACGATAA
- a CDS encoding RluA family pseudouridine synthase, with protein sequence MTVVYEDNHIIVVNKTASEIVQADKTGDTPLSESVKLYLKEKYQKPGNVFIGVTHRLDRPVSGLVIFAKTSKALTRLNDMFRTSEVKKTYWAVVKNAPKEPEGELVHFLVRNEKQNKSYAYDKEVPNSKKAILDYRLIGRSENYFLLEVDLKTGRHHQIRCQLAKMGCPIKGDLKYGSPRSNPDGSICLHARRVRFVHPVSKELIELEAPLPDGNLWKGFELF encoded by the coding sequence ATGACTGTTGTATACGAAGACAACCATATCATTGTAGTCAACAAGACCGCTTCCGAGATTGTCCAGGCAGACAAGACGGGAGATACGCCGCTTTCGGAGAGTGTGAAACTGTATCTGAAAGAGAAGTATCAGAAACCCGGAAATGTCTTCATCGGTGTGACACACCGGCTGGACCGCCCCGTAAGCGGTCTTGTTATTTTTGCCAAGACGAGTAAGGCACTTACGCGTCTCAATGATATGTTCCGCACCAGTGAGGTGAAGAAGACTTATTGGGCAGTCGTGAAAAATGCGCCGAAAGAACCGGAGGGCGAACTGGTGCATTTCCTTGTGCGCAATGAAAAGCAGAACAAGAGTTATGCGTACGATAAAGAAGTGCCGAATAGCAAGAAGGCGATTTTAGACTACCGTTTAATAGGCCGTTCAGAGAATTATTTCCTGCTCGAAGTTGACTTGAAAACCGGACGCCATCATCAGATTCGCTGCCAACTGGCAAAGATGGGATGTCCTATCAAGGGAGATTTGAAGTATGGCTCTCCACGCTCCAATCCTGATGGAAGTATTTGTCTGCATGCCCGGCGAGTACGGTTTGTACATCCCGTCTCGAAAGAGTTGATAGAGCTTGAAGCTCCTCTTCCCGATGGAAACCTATGGAAAGGATTTGAACTGTTCTAG